One region of Variovorax sp. J2L1-78 genomic DNA includes:
- a CDS encoding cysteine-rich CWC family protein produces the protein MSNVPAIDPTRCPLCGAANACATEIERTTGVAQGPCWCMTARFDEALRERVPGAARGRACICARCAAAADRTV, from the coding sequence ATGTCCAACGTTCCGGCCATCGACCCGACCCGCTGCCCACTCTGCGGCGCGGCGAACGCATGCGCGACGGAAATCGAGCGGACGACCGGCGTGGCCCAGGGGCCGTGCTGGTGCATGACGGCGCGCTTCGATGAAGCGCTCCGTGAGCGCGTGCCCGGCGCCGCGCGCGGCCGGGCGTGCATCTGTGCACGCTGCGCCGCGGCGGCCGACCGAACCGTCTGA
- a CDS encoding L,D-transpeptidase — MHPSLLRLVATWLLCGATLVPAYAATGDAQASAFVQRAVATGDNRHQPFALIDKKKARLLIYDANGSLMASSPVLLGLARGDVSVPGIGERPIAQILPHERTTPAGRFVSEPGRNTAGEDIVWVDYDAAISMHRVRATNKAERRLQRLASPSAHDNRISYGCINVPAAFYDTQVKPVLGTRRGLVYVLPESSPMPSHFAFLTDDEPR, encoded by the coding sequence ATGCACCCTTCCCTGCTTCGACTCGTCGCCACGTGGCTGCTCTGCGGCGCGACGCTGGTGCCGGCCTATGCGGCAACCGGCGACGCCCAGGCCTCGGCCTTCGTACAACGCGCCGTGGCGACTGGCGACAACCGGCATCAGCCCTTCGCGCTGATCGACAAGAAGAAGGCACGCCTCTTGATCTACGACGCCAACGGTTCGTTGATGGCGTCGTCGCCGGTGCTGCTCGGTCTGGCGCGCGGCGACGTGTCGGTGCCCGGCATCGGTGAACGGCCGATCGCCCAGATCCTGCCGCATGAACGCACGACCCCGGCGGGGCGCTTCGTCTCGGAGCCCGGCCGCAACACCGCCGGCGAGGACATCGTGTGGGTCGACTACGACGCGGCGATCTCCATGCACCGGGTGCGCGCGACCAACAAAGCAGAACGGCGGCTGCAGCGACTGGCCTCGCCGAGCGCTCACGACAACCGCATTTCCTACGGCTGCATCAACGTGCCGGCCGCCTTCTACGACACGCAAGTGAAGCCGGTGCTGGGCACGCGTCGCGGCCTGGTCTACGTGCTGCCCGAATCGAGCCCGATGCCCTCGCATTTCGCCTTTTTGACCGACGACGAGCCGCGTTGA